TGATCAGCCGGAACAGCGTGGTCTTGCCGGCGCCGTTGGGGCCGATGATGCCGACGATCGCGCCCTTGGGCACGTTGAAGCTGAGCTTGTCGTACAGCACCCGGTCGCCGAACTTCTTGGTCACGTCCTTGAATTCGACCACCCGGTCGCCCAGGCGCTGCGCGGTCGGGATGTAGATCTCTTTGGTTTCGCTGCGCTTCTGGTATTCCTGCGAGGACAGCTCCTCGAAGGCCTTCAGGCGCGCCTTGGACTTGGCCTGGCGCGCCTTGGGGTTGGCGCGCACCCATTCCAGCTCCGCGGCGATCGCCTTCTGGCGCGCGGCTTCGGCCTTCTCTTCCTGCTGCAGGCGCTTGTCCTTCTGATCCAGCCAGGACGAGTAATTGCCCTGCCAGGGGATGCCGTGGCCGCGGTCCAGCTCCAGGATCCAGCCGGCGACGTTGTCGAGGAAGTAGCGGTCGTGGGTCACGGCAATCACCGTGCCCGGGAATTCCTTGAGGAAGCGCTCCAGCCAGGCCACCGATTCCGCGTCGAGATGGTTGGTGGGCTCGTCCAGCAGCAGCATGTCGGGCTTGGACAGCAGCAGCCGGCACAGCGCCACGCGGCGCTTCTCGCCGCCGGACAGCTTGTTCACATCGGCATCCCAGGGCGGCAGGCGCAGGGCGTCGGCGGCCTTTTCCAGGATCACCTCGAGGTTATGGCCGTCGTGCGCCTGCAGGAAGCCCTCCAGCTCGGCCTGGCGCGCGGCCAGCTTGTCGTAGTCGGCACCTTCCTCGGCATAGGCGGCATAGACCTGCTCCAGTTCCTTCTGCGCCTCGATGATGTCGGCCACGCCGTCCTCGACGTTGCCGCGTACGTCCTTCGCGGGATCGAGCTGCGGCTCCTGCGGCAGGTAGCCGATCTTGATGCCCGGCATCGGTCGCGCCTCGCCCGTGTGTTCCTTGTCCACGCCGGCCATGATGCGCAGCAGGGTGGACTTGCCGGCGCCGTTCAGGCCCAGCACCCCGATCTTGGCCCCGGGGAAGAAGGACAGGGAGATGTCGCGCAGGATCTCGCGCTTGGGCGGCACGACCTTGCCAACCCGGTTCATCGTGTAGATGTACTGGCTCATGTCAGAAACTGTGGTAGAGAACTGCGGAGAAGAGGCGACAGGATAACAGGATTTACCGGATCAACAGGTTGGGTGGGGTTTTTACAAGGACGTTTCCACCCTCGAAATCCTGTCCAATCCTGGCCTGCCTTTCTCAAGCATTCCGAGAGCCGCCTGCAGGGCAGGCTCCTACAGAATCGGGCTTTCGATCTCCAGCGCCTTGCTCGGCTCTTCCTCGATCGTCGGCGGCTCGCTGAGTTCCTCCGGCGGCGGCAGATTCTCGCCGCTGGTCATCCACACCAGGATGTCGTAGTAGCTGCGGATGTTGTTGACATAACCCACCGCCTCGTAGCCGCGCGCGTAACCGTACTTGGTCAGGCGGTGCCACTTGGGCTGGGTCAGCAGCAGCAGGCTCTTGCGCACGTCCACCCAGCGGTCCGGATTCCCGCCCCACAGCTTGGTGATGTTGCGCGCATCCAGCACCGCGCCCCAGCCCTGGTTATAGGAGGCCAGCGCCATCCAGGTGCGGTCCGGCTCGGGAATGCTGTCCGGCAGCTTGCTGTAGATGTATTTGAGGTAGCGGGCGCCGCCCATGATGCTCTGGTAGGGGTCGAGCCGGTTGACGCCGACGAAGCGGGCCGTGGCCTCGGTCAGCATCATCAGCCCGCGCACGCCGGTCGGGCTGACGGCGCCGGGATTCCAGTGCGATTCCTGGTAGCCCATGGCGGCCAGCAGCCGCCAGTCGATGCCGGTTTCGGCGCCGGCCTGCTCGAAGATCTGGCGATAGACCGGCAGCACGGATTCGACCTGCTTGGCGAAGGTCTGGCCGCCGACGTAGCCCTCGTTGTCCTCGTAGCCGAAATGGCGGTCGATCAGCCGGTCGAGCTCGGTGTCCTCGCGGATGCGCTGGAAGAAGGTTTCGACCGCGGCCAGGAATTCACCGTTCGCCTGGCGCGGCATCGCCCAGGCCAGCGCCTCCGGCTCGCCCAGCACGAAGGCCACGCGCAGCTGCGGGTAATAGCGCGAGTTGATGGCGATCAGCCGCGAATCTGCCACCGTGAACGCAGCCTGGCC
The genomic region above belongs to Nevskiales bacterium and contains:
- the mltF gene encoding membrane-bound lytic murein transglycosylase MltF, with product MRKNDNFKGTLRKVTVASTRALAALARRLLTEYRGFAAPLGRLLRELHRRMTPADWLRLGSGLALCLAIGTCSPQVTLLERIQAEGRLKLATFNSATTYYQTALGPTVGATGFEYELAKLFAEELGVELEVVVVNNPQEAIDALRSGRAHLAGGLTRTPERERRVRFGPEVMSVTAELVYRVGRERPKSLAEVDAPVLIPAGGSDGEKLAAIKDAYPGLVIKEVPDTDSEALLAQVAEGQAAFTVADSRLIAINSRYYPQLRVAFVLGEPEALAWAMPRQANGEFLAAVETFFQRIREDTELDRLIDRHFGYEDNEGYVGGQTFAKQVESVLPVYRQIFEQAGAETGIDWRLLAAMGYQESHWNPGAVSPTGVRGLMMLTEATARFVGVNRLDPYQSIMGGARYLKYIYSKLPDSIPEPDRTWMALASYNQGWGAVLDARNITKLWGGNPDRWVDVRKSLLLLTQPKWHRLTKYGYARGYEAVGYVNNIRSYYDILVWMTSGENLPPPEELSEPPTIEEEPSKALEIESPIL
- the ettA gene encoding energy-dependent translational throttle protein EttA, which gives rise to MSQYIYTMNRVGKVVPPKREILRDISLSFFPGAKIGVLGLNGAGKSTLLRIMAGVDKEHTGEARPMPGIKIGYLPQEPQLDPAKDVRGNVEDGVADIIEAQKELEQVYAAYAEEGADYDKLAARQAELEGFLQAHDGHNLEVILEKAADALRLPPWDADVNKLSGGEKRRVALCRLLLSKPDMLLLDEPTNHLDAESVAWLERFLKEFPGTVIAVTHDRYFLDNVAGWILELDRGHGIPWQGNYSSWLDQKDKRLQQEEKAEAARQKAIAAELEWVRANPKARQAKSKARLKAFEELSSQEYQKRSETKEIYIPTAQRLGDRVVEFKDVTKKFGDRVLYDKLSFNVPKGAIVGIIGPNGAGKTTLFRLITGQEKPDGGTVRIGETVQLSYVDQSRDALDDKKTVWEEVSGGQDIIQVGKYEIPSRAYLGRFNFKGNDQQKQVGMLSGGERNRLHLAKMLKSGGNLLLLDEPTNDLDVETLRALEEALLDFAGCVMVISHDRWFLDRIATHILSFEDDGQIVFLEGNFQDYEADRKRRLGAEADQPHRLRYRKLA